Proteins co-encoded in one Anaerolineae bacterium genomic window:
- the mtaB gene encoding tRNA (N(6)-L-threonylcarbamoyladenosine(37)-C(2))-methylthiotransferase MtaB, which translates to MIFNYTTLGCKVNQYESEAIAQSLAEHGWTAARGRENADLFIVNTCAVTQKASMQSRQAVRKAIRSNPNACIVVTGCYAQVEPDEIKKINGVHYIIGNADKHRIPEIIIDGKEKDSPPLEFYPLTIRHDIKHENKFQPMPVMGASGNRTRPLLKIQDGCDNFCTYCIVPYARGQSRSLPLEMVLDSIKLLKRSGCREVVLSGIHLSRYGLDLVLPTTLSDLLKQINFSRPIDRVRLSSIEPDELNDDIIKIVADSDIFCNHFHIPLQSGDDLILKRMHRHYSRSFFRDMVIKIHEMIPDAAIGVDVLIGFPGETNQAFENTYSLIEELPVTYLHVFPFSGRKGTPANTYPDKVPAQVIKDRCLKMRELGNNKKMEFYKKLIGKKMELLIEGTRSKSTGHLKGTTSNYVPVLVSGNDNLKNCIVQARIDELCGSSTVGTIL; encoded by the coding sequence GCTCAATCTTTGGCAGAGCATGGATGGACCGCTGCGCGCGGCAGAGAAAACGCGGATCTGTTCATAGTTAACACATGCGCCGTAACCCAAAAAGCATCCATGCAGTCAAGACAGGCCGTCCGCAAGGCAATTAGATCCAATCCAAATGCATGCATTGTTGTTACAGGTTGTTATGCCCAGGTAGAACCTGATGAAATTAAAAAAATAAACGGTGTGCATTATATTATAGGTAATGCCGACAAGCATAGAATTCCTGAAATAATTATTGACGGGAAAGAAAAGGATTCGCCACCCCTTGAATTCTATCCGTTAACCATCCGGCATGATATTAAACATGAAAATAAGTTCCAGCCAATGCCTGTAATGGGCGCTTCCGGCAACAGAACAAGGCCGCTTCTAAAGATTCAGGATGGATGCGATAATTTCTGCACATATTGCATCGTCCCTTATGCGCGTGGGCAAAGCCGGAGCCTGCCCCTGGAAATGGTATTGGACAGCATTAAACTTCTAAAGAGGTCCGGGTGTCGAGAGGTAGTTCTTTCAGGAATACATCTGAGCCGCTATGGACTTGATCTTGTTTTGCCTACAACCCTGTCCGACCTTTTAAAGCAAATAAATTTTTCACGCCCGATTGATCGTGTGCGCCTAAGTTCAATAGAGCCTGACGAGCTTAATGACGATATAATAAAAATAGTGGCTGATTCAGACATATTTTGTAATCATTTCCATATTCCTCTGCAAAGTGGAGATGATCTTATCTTAAAAAGAATGCACAGGCATTATTCGCGGTCTTTTTTCAGAGACATGGTAATTAAAATTCATGAAATGATTCCGGATGCTGCAATAGGTGTTGATGTTTTAATAGGATTTCCAGGCGAAACAAACCAGGCTTTTGAAAATACATATTCATTAATAGAGGAATTACCTGTTACCTATCTGCATGTTTTTCCTTTTTCCGGCCGCAAGGGCACGCCTGCAAACACTTATCCTGACAAGGTTCCGGCGCAGGTGATCAAGGACAGGTGCCTGAAGATGCGAGAGCTTGGAAATAACAAGAAGATGGAGTTTTACAAAAAATTAATCGGGAAAAAGATGGAACTCTTAATAGAAGGCACGCGATCAAAATCTACAGGCCATTTAAAAGGAACAACTTCAAATTATGTTCCTGTTCTTGTAAGCGGTAATGATAACCTGAAAAATTGTATTGTTCAGGCCAGAATTGATGAATTGTGCGGCAGCAGCACCGTCGGCACCATCTTATAG